TTCGACACTTCGACCGCGCTCAGTGCATCGCTTCGCTCACCAACCAGGCAGAAGTACAACCCTATTTTAGTCATAGTTTTAGGATCAATTAATGTCGTAACTACCCTGTATACTGCTATATCACCCTTAAAAGGGTATCTTTTGTATCTGCCAATAAAATAAGAACTATGATCCAAAGTGTAAATTCCGTCCCCGCATTTGATATAAAACAGCAATATGCCTCTATTGAAGCAGAAGTGAGCAGTGCTGTTCTCGAAGTTCTCAGTTCTGGCCGTTATATTGGCGGTCCAGCAGTGGAAGGCTTTGAAAAACAGTTTGCTGCTTATCATGGTGTAAGTGAATGTGTAGCTTGTAATTCTGGTACTGATGCCCTTTATTTGGCGCTACGTGCTTTAGAGATTGGTGCAGGTGACGAAGTTATTACTACACCTTTCACCTTTTTTGCTACCACGGAAGTTATTAATGCTGTAGGTGCAACACCTGTTTTTGTTGATATTGATGCCACTACCTTTAATTTGGATGTCACCCAAATTGCAGCAGCAATTACATCCAAAACCAAGGCCATTATCCCAGTTCACCTGTTTGGTTTACCTGTGGATATGACAGATGTGATGGCGATCGCCCAATCTCATAATTTAGCAGTAATTGAAGATTGCGCTCAAGCCACCGGTGCAACTTGGGGTGGTCAAAAAGTTGGCAGCATTGGACACATAGGTTGTTTTAGTTTTTACCCAACTAAAAATCTAGGAGGTTGCGGTGATGGTGGTGCAATTACAACTAATGATAGTGCGATCGCTGCTAAACTGCGAGTATTACGAGAACATGGCAGCAAAGTTAGATACATTCATGAAGAAATAGGTGTCAACAGTCGCTTAGATGCCATTCAAGCAGTCATCCTGCAAATTAAACTGCGCTATTTAGACACCTGGAATCAACAAAGGCAACAAATAGCCGCTTATTATTATCAATCCCTCAGTCAAATTCCTGGTATCGTTCCACCCCAAGAATTATTAGGAGGAGTAGCCGTCTGGAATCAATATACCATTCGCGTTTCTAGCGCAGAAAGAAATGGTGCAAGTTCCAAATATCGGGACTGGGTAAGGACTCAACTGCAAGAAAAGGAAGTAAGCACCATGCTTTACTATCCCCGTCCTTTACATTTGCAGCCAGTTTATGAAAGTTTAGGCTATCAACCTGGACAATTACCAGTATCCGAGCAAGCTTGTCATGAAGTCATATCTTTACCCATGTTCCCAGAACTCACCCAGGAACAGCAAGATAAAGTCATTTATGCCTTGAAAGATTGTTTAAGCTAGGGATTGGGGACTGGGGACTGGGGACTGGGAACAATTTTCACCCTATACCCCACACCCTATTGCTATGCAAATGTGCGAATATTCGCAGCACGATTATCAAGGGTTCTGATCATAATAATTTTCACTTATGTTAATTCGATTTAAATTTACAAATTTAAAACTTAACGCCATTTCTCCTTTATTTTTCTTAACAATTAATTGAGAATTATTTTTATTTACTAACGAGATTGCAATAGTTTCCGGCATTTGCTATAATTTGTTCAAATTTCATAATTGGCTTTTTATAACCAATTTTGTAAACTTCATAAATTGTCATCC
This Anabaena sphaerica FACHB-251 DNA region includes the following protein-coding sequences:
- a CDS encoding DegT/DnrJ/EryC1/StrS family aminotransferase, whose translation is MIQSVNSVPAFDIKQQYASIEAEVSSAVLEVLSSGRYIGGPAVEGFEKQFAAYHGVSECVACNSGTDALYLALRALEIGAGDEVITTPFTFFATTEVINAVGATPVFVDIDATTFNLDVTQIAAAITSKTKAIIPVHLFGLPVDMTDVMAIAQSHNLAVIEDCAQATGATWGGQKVGSIGHIGCFSFYPTKNLGGCGDGGAITTNDSAIAAKLRVLREHGSKVRYIHEEIGVNSRLDAIQAVILQIKLRYLDTWNQQRQQIAAYYYQSLSQIPGIVPPQELLGGVAVWNQYTIRVSSAERNGASSKYRDWVRTQLQEKEVSTMLYYPRPLHLQPVYESLGYQPGQLPVSEQACHEVISLPMFPELTQEQQDKVIYALKDCLS